GTCGCGCTCTTTCATCACCTCGCGGAAGTTGGTGTAGCCCTCGCGGTGGTACTTCAGCGCGAGCGGGCGATAGGACCGGACTTCGTACACGTCGCTCTCCTTGCCGACGCCCAGGGGCGCGCCGACGCCGTCGAAGGTCTCCCGCTCGGCGAAGGTGTGCAACGCGAGCGCGTCGTACCCCTCGAAGGTGAGCTTGAACCCCTCGTACTGGATGGTCTTGCGCTCGACCAGCCCGCGGTCCTCACAGCGGTCCAGCCGGTAGTCCACGTCCTCGGCCGACAGGCGGGTGTACTCGGGGAGCGTCTCGCGGTCGACGTACTCCGAGAAGCGCATCCCCTGTTCGACCCCCGAGAGCAGATAGAAGTCCTCGGCTTCGAGGTCGGCTATCACGGACGCCACGTTCTGGACCATTACTCGCCCGTACTCCGTCGATAGGGAAAAGCCCGACGCGTCGGCCGCGACCGGGCGATAAATCACATAACGCGATATCGAATCGTTCCCGGGCCGCCCGGATGACCGCTCTGGACGGTCGACCGCACGGGACACCGATCGCCCGTTCGCGATCGCCGGAGCCCGGACTCGATGAGCGGAATCGTCGTTTCCCAGGCCCGAACGGCCGAACGAGCTGGCCGAAAATATTGTGAAGAAATTTTTCCACCAGAAATTATTTCAAGGGGTGGCGCACAGTAGGGCACGGATCATGGTAGTTAATCACGAGGGTAACGAGGCGGACGGCGAGTCGACGGACGGGGTCTCGCGTCGTCGGTACGCGCAGGTGATCGCGGGGCTGGGCGCGGCGGGGCTGGCCGGCTGTCCGAGCGAGGGCGGGTCGACGGCGACACCGCTCGGGTCGAGCGACGACACGGTGGAACCGATCGAGCCCGAGAACACGGCGTCCGACGGGTCGGAGAACACGGCGGCACCGACGGCGACCGACCGCGAGCCGGTCGTCGACACGATCGCCTTCGCCCACGCGAACTCGCCGGACGTGTTCGACTGGAACCCGTGGACGCCCCAGGACAACACCGCCGGCGACCTGTGGATGTCGGACCTCCACGGGCTCCGAAACGTCCACACGACGAACCTGTCCTACAGCGGGACGACGATCCCCACGCCGCACAAGCCCGACCACGAGGAGATCGAGGTCATGACGTGGATCGCGAGTACCGATGTCGAGCCCCCCTACGACTGGTACGACCACCACGACGACCGCTCGGCCTATTGGAACGGTGACGCCCACGACGCGGTCGCCCGCGAGAAACACAACCACGTCGAGTTCTTCCAGGCCGGGAACAAGTTCACCGAGGGCGCGACGTTCAACCAGCAGGCGGAGGACCAGTGGACGCTCCACCAGTGGACCGACAAGGGGTCGGTCCCGGCCCAGGAGCCGGACCCGACGGCGAGCAACATTCTGGAGACGTACGCGGGGCCGGTCGACGGCGACCCGCCGCTGCACCCGTCGTTCACGGAGCCGTACCTGGAGCAGTACCGCGACGCGGGGTCGCGCGACCGGGCGACGGCGGTGACCGACGAGGTCAAGAGCGACCGCGTCTCGCTCGACCGCATCGCGCTGGCGGGCGGGACCGACGAGTATCTCGCAGGCACGGGGCCCTACCGGCTGGAGTCGATGGACGACGTGGGCTCCGAGCGGATGATCCTCCGGCTCGACCCGGAGCACCCCAACGCCGGGCACACCAACGTCGAGAACCTCGCGATCTACTGGGCGGAGGGCGACCGCGCCCAGACGCTGAAGACCGAGGGCGTACTGGACGTGAACGTCGGGGACGTCTCGCCCGGCGCGTCGCTGAACCGCGAGGTGCTGCCCGACTACATGCAGGAGTTCACGCGGTGGCTGCGCGCCACGGGCGGGGACATGTGGAAGTTCAACTGGAACAACCCGCACCTCCAGAACCTGTGGGTCCGCCGGGCCTTAGTCGAGGCCGTCGACTGGAACGCCGTCTCCGCCAACGGCTGGGGTCAGGGCGGCGCCCAGCCGCTCGCCCACGACACGTTCCTGCTGGACGCCCAGTCGGAGGCGGTCTTCTCCGAGGAGTTCCTCGACGGCCTGCACGCCTACTCGCGGGGGTCGAACACGGAGGCGGCCACCGAGTACATGAACCGCGCGGGGTACACGAGGCAGGGCGGCCAGTGGGTCGACCCGACGGGTAACGCCGCCGAGATCGACCTGTTCGCCACGTCGACGATCCCCGAACACGTCCAGGCGGCCCAGACGATCCGGGCGAACCTGGCCAACTGGGGCTTCGGCGTGAACCTCTCGACGCAGGGGTGGTCGACGTGGTCGAACAACTTAGACCCCAACGGCGGGCTGAACTACGAGACCTCGCTGTACTGGCACGGCGACCCGTACGTCTTCCAGTACTACCACGACGTGGGCGCCTGGTGGGACGAGACGCTCGTCGCCGGCAGTCCCACCTCGTCGGACCCGATCGAGGCCAAGCCCGAGGACACCGTCGACACCCAGGGCAAACCGATCGTCCAGCAGGTGCCCGACGAACCCGGTGCCTTCGAGGCGCCCGACGAGGCCGGCAAGGCCCCCGATCTGGACGACGCCACCGAGGTCAACCTCGTCGAGACCGTCAACGCGATCCGCCAGCCGGGCAACAGCGAGGCCGAGCGCCAGCAGCTCTACCGCACCTGCGCGAAGTACTACAACTTCTACGTCCCGCACTTCCCGTTCCACCAGTACATGCAGGGGTCGTTCGGCAACGTCCGCGACTTCGACTGGCCCGGTTCTTCGGCGCGGGCGTTCGACTACGAGCACTCGTTCGGTATCGAGAACGTGCTCGTGCTCGGCGGGATCGCACAGGCCAGCTACGACACCGAGTTCGAACCGCCGGAGGAGGGATGACCATGTAACGGCGCCCTCGTCGCCGGGCCCGGCGTCCGGCCGGGCGACCGGTACGACACTCCTTGTCACGAGGTTTCCGGCGACCGCGCCGCGCCGTCGCTCCCACCCTCGCGGTCGCCGGGGCGGCTCCCGCCGAACAACACACGGATTACTCGCGAGCGAGATATCGACACAAATGGACTCCGACGACGCGGCGCTGCGCGAACAGTTGCGGGTGTTCGGGCTCTCGGACAACGAGATCAACACGTACTTCGCGCTGCTGGAACTGGGCGAGGCGACGACCAGCGCCGTCGCCGACGAGGCGGGCGTCACCCAGCGGTCGGTGTACAACATCGTCGAGCGCCTCGAAGCGCGGGGGCTCGTGCGGGTCAACGACCACGCCTCGCCGACGACGATCCGCGCGCTCCCGCCGCGGGAGGCGATGGCCGACATCTCCGAGCGCATCGACGCGATGACGCCCGAACTCGAGGAGCGCTTCACCGAGACCCGGCCCCGCACCTCGGAGATCGAGATGGCGAAATCCCGGCGGAAGGCGCTCAAGAACCTGCGCGAGGACATCGAGAGCGCCGAGTCGGAGGTGCTGGTCTCGGTGCCGGCGGACGTGGTCCCCGAGATCGGCGAGGCGTTGCGCGCGGCCCGCGAGCGCGGGGCGCTCGTCCTCCTGTTGGTCGGCGAGGTCGCGGACGTCGGCGGGGCGGCCGACCGCTACGCGGACCTGGCGACGGCCGTCCGCTGCTGGGGCGGCGAGATGGCGTTCGCCTACGCCGCCGACGACGAGCGGGCGATGATCGGCAGCCCCGAGGTGTTCGACGGCGCCTACTTCGAGGAGGGGGTCGTCTGGGTGTCCGAGTGGGGACTGACCGGCGCCGTCATCGCCACGTTCCTCGGCGCCTACTGGCCGTTCCCGCGGGAGGTCCACGTGGCCGACCCGGTCGAGCTGCCGGCGACGTTCGAGTGGTTCCGCCGCGCGACGTTCGCCGCCGCTCGCCACCGCGAGGCGGGCGCGGAGTTGCGCGCAGCAATCGAGACGGAGTCCGGCGAGCGGATCGAGGGCCGCGTCCGCGAGGTGCGCCAGGCGCTGGTCGACCCGGTCACCAACGAGTTCACCCTGGAGAACAGCCTCGTCGTCGACACCGGCGAGCGGAGCGTCAGCGTCGGCGCGCCGGGCGGCTACCTCGAAGACTACCGCGGCACGTCCGTCCGACTCCGGCCGGTCGAGGACTGAGCGCGCGGGACGACGCGGTTCGCGGTCGCCGAATCACTCGCCGGCGACGGCCTCGACGGCCGCCATCGCGTCTTTCTCGTCGGCGTCCGCGCCGAGCCACTCGTCGGCCCACCCCTCGATGGCGTCGAAGACGGGACAGAGCGATTCGCCCTTCGCGGTCAGCGAGTAGAACGTCGCGACGGGGGCGTCCTCCTCGAGCCGGCGGTCGACCAGGTCCAGCTCCTGCAGGTCGTCGAGCACGCGCGAGAGCGTGCGCGAGCTCGCGCCGGTCGAGCGTTTGAGCTCGTTGAACCGCTGCTCGCCGTCCTGGAGGTCGTACAGCACCACCAGCCGCCACTGCGATCCGATCTGTTCGAGGGAGTCGACTACTGGACAGGCCTCGGGGTTCGCCGCTTCGGAGTTCGCGTCGGTCGCCATGTGCTTCCCCGTACTCCGCCCACCCACTTAGGTAGTTCGTTCACGAACCCGGTATCACCGAGACACCTGGATCCGGATGCCGTCACGGATCGCTCGGGTCGACTCCGCTATCGCCCGGTAACACGGCCGTCCCCCGGTGACACCAATGTCAGATAACGCATATTTGTATGGGGACTGTACGTGCTCTCGATGTCAGAGGCACGCGTTCACGACGACGGCACGGACGACGAACACGCCGCGGTCAGACTCGGGGTGATGGCCTGATGGTCGCCGAGTCGGCGGCGGGCGAGGTGATATTCCTGGTCGCTCGCCTGCTGTTCGGCGGCGTCCTCGCGTTCATGGGGATCAACCACTTCTCGGGCGTCGAGGGGCTGGCCGGGTATGCCGAAATGAAGGGGATCCCCGCGCCGACGTTCTCGGTGATCGCCTCGGGCGTGGTGCTCGTCCTCGGCGGAGTCGGGGTCGCGCTCGGCGCCGCGCCGGTGCTTTCGGCCGGCGCGCTGGCGACGTTCCTGCTGGTCTCGGCGGTGACGATGCACGACTTCTGGGCGGTCCCCGACGACCAGACCCAGGACGAGATGACCGGCTTCCTGAAGAACGTCGCGCTGGCGGGCGGTGCGCTCGGGTTCCTCGCGCTCGGCGGGCAGGCGTGGCCCTACGCGGTCGGCGTCGGGCTCTTCTAAAACGGATCGCCGGCGGTGTCGGTTCGACGGTGTGGTCGGTCGTTTAGGCACTCCTCGACACTTCCTTCACCGATCCACGTCGCCCATGATGGGGTCGAGGCTGCCGATGGTGGCGATGAGGTCGGCGACGAACTCGCCGCGGGCGGCCGCCTCCAGTGCGGAGAGGTTCGAGAAAGAGGGGCCGCGGATCTTGAAGCGAGCGGGCTCGTCCGTGCCGTCCGCGCGGATGTAGATGCCGAGTTCGCCTTTCGCGGACTCGACGGCCCGGTAGATCTCCGTGTCGGGGTCGGGCCGCAGCGTCCGGGGAACGTTGGCCTGGACGGTGCGGTCGGCCTCGGGCCACTCCTCCAGCAGGTCGACGCACTGCTCGACGATCCGGGCGGACTGTTCTATCTCGCGCAGGCGCACGAGCACGCGCGCGTAGTTGTCGCCGCCCTCGGCGGTGACCACGTCCCAGTCCAGTTCGGGGTAGTAGCCGTAGGGGTCGTCGCGCCGGAGGTCGTAGTCGACGCCCGAGCCGCGGGCGACCGGGCCGGTACAGCCGTTTTCCTTCGCGGTCTCGGCGGATAACTCGCCGGTGTCGACGGTCCGAAGCTGGAAGACCTCGTTGCTGGTCAACAGATCGTGGTACTCGGCGAGCCGTTCGGGCAGGTCGTCGACGAACTCGCGGATCTCGGCGAAGAACTCGTCGCGGGGGTCGGGCAGGTCCCAGGCCACCCCACCCAGTCGGAAGTAGTTGAACATCAGCCGCTGGCCGGTCAGGTCCTCCAGGACCGACTGGATGCGCTCGCGCTCTTTGATCGCGTACATGAACGAGGCGGTGAACTCGCCGATCACGTCCAGCGCGTAGGTGCCCACCGCGAGGAAGTGCCCGAGCAGTCGCGACAGTTCGGCGCTCATCGTCCGGATGACCTGGGCGTACTCCGGCACGTCGATGTCGGCCAGATCCTCGGCGACGCGGGCGTAGGCCCACTCGTTGCAGAGGCCGGCACCGGTCCAGTCCCACCGGTCGGGGTAGGGCATGATCTGGTGGCGGTAGGTGCCCTGCTGGCACATCTGCTCCTCGCAGCGGTGGATGTAGCCGATATCCGGAGTCACCTCGGCGACGCGCTCGCCGTCGAGCGTGGCGCCGACGCGGAGCACGCCGTGGGTCGCCGGGTGGTGCGGCCCGAGGTTGACGTACATCGTGTCGCCGTCGCGGTGGTCGTCGGCCAGCGGGTTCTCGTGCTCGCGGAAGGGCACGATCTGCGGCTCTTCGCCGCCGAAATCCGGGTCGAGCGGGTGGCCCTGCCAGGTCTCGGGCAGGAGGATCCGCCGCAGGTCGGGATGGTCGTCGTACTCGATGCCGACGAGGTCGTAGGCCTCCCGCTCGTGCCAGTCGGCGGTCGGGTACACCGGCGCCGCGCTCTCCTGTTCGGGATCGGCGGCGGGGGTCGGGACGACGACGGAGAGTTCGCGCTGGGGGTCGTCGTAACTGCGGAGGTGATAGATCGACTCGTAGCGGTCGCCGTAGGCCTGGCCGGTGACGCAGGCGCAGTGGTCGAAGCCCGCCCGGTCGCGCAGCGCCGACAGCACCGCCTGCACGCGGTCGGCCCGGACGACGAGCGCCGGGGCGTTCAGGTGCTGTTCGGTGTCGGTGACGGCGCCGTCGGGGACGACCGCCAGTGCTTCGTCGAGGGGCGACTCGGCGTCGGCCGGTGCGAGCGACGCGGGGGCCGTCCCCCCGGTCTCGCCCACCTGTCGCTGCCGTTGGTCCATACGCGCCGTTGGCGCGGTCGGACAATCGCCGTTGGGCCTCACGAGTGGGCAGGATTTAAGTCAGCGCGGTGAAACCGATCGCGCGATGCGGTACCTGCGCGTCGCGGTCCACCAGGAGCCGGCCGTGCGACACCCGATGCACCAGTTCGTCGTCGAGCAGGAGGGGTACACTGTCTCGCGGCTGCTCCAGTACAACACGTCGCTGGCGGAGGAACCGGCCTTCCTGTTCCACGTCGACGGTGACCCCGCCCCCTACGAGCCGGTCCTCGACGAGGTCGAGAGCGTGTCGACCTACGAGATATCCCGGTGTCCCGACGACACGTTCTACCTCTACGTCCGCGAGACGATCCCCGAACACAGTCAGGACTTCGTCGGGGCGTTCACCCAGCCTGGGCTGGTCGGGCTGATGCCGGTCGAGTACCGGGCCGACGGGACCGTCCGGCTGACCGCCGTCGGACCGGCCGAGATGCTCCAGACGGCCGTCGACGAGACGCCCGACGGGATGGACGCCGAAGTGCTGGAGATCGGGGAGTACGACGCCCGGCGGCTGGACGCCGGCAGCGACCTGACCGACCGGCAGTTCGAGGCCGTCCTCGCGGCCGTCGACTGCGGCTACTACGAGACGCCCAGCGAGGGCAGCGTCGCGGACGTGGGCGAGCGCCTCGACTGTGCCCCCGGCACCGCCGCCGAACTCTTGCGTCGGGCCGAGCGCTCGGTCATGAAAAACGTCGTCTCCACGGGACCGTTCTGAACCGACCGGGCCGCTCGGAGTCGTCGGACCTGACGAACGCAACCGATTTCCTGCGACCGTCCCAACCCAGGATATGAGCCTGGCCGACCGGGAGTGGCGGCTGATCGCCGAGGAGTCCCGTTCGGGGCCGCTGAACATGGCGCTGGACGAGGTCGCCGCTGAATCGGCCGCCGAAGACGGAACTCGCACGCTGCGCGTCTACCGCTGGGCGCCCAGCACGCTCTCGCTGGGCTACCACCAGGACCCCGAAACGATCGACTGGGACTACTGCGACCGGGAGGGGGTCACGGTCACCCGCCGGCCCACCGGCGGCGGCGCGATCTACCACGACGACTTCGGCGACATCTCCTACTCGGTCGTCGCCCCGGCCGAGGAACTCCCCGGCGATCTGCTGGAGTCCTACGAGTTGCTCTGCGAGCCGCTGCTGGACGCCTTCGAGCGGATGGGCGTCGACGCCCGCTTCGCCGACGAGGAGCGGCCGGCGGTGTACGAACCGGCGTGTTACCTGCGGGCGCTCCACCCCGCCCACGACGTGGTCGCCGGCGACGGCCGGAAGATCTCGGGCAACGCCCAGTACCGCCGGAAGGACGCGGTCGTCCAGCACGGGTCGATCACGTTCTCGCGGACGACTGACCGGCATCTGGATTGTTTCGCCGACCCCGACGCTACTGCCGCCGAGTTCGACGAACGGGTGACGAGCGTCCGCGAGCAGACCGGGATGGGTCGAGCCGAGACTGTCGCGGAGTTGGAAGAAGCGCTCCGCTCGTGGGTCGATGCCCACGAGGGAACGTGGTCGGACGAGGAGTTGTCGCGAGCGCGTGGGCGGGCCCGCGAGAAGTTCGAGACCGACGAGTGGACGCGCGAGGGCGACGACCCCCTGTGAGGGCGGTGGGCTGGTGGTGCGGGTCTCGCTACTCCTCGCGGGCCGCTCCGCTCCCCGCTCGGATGTCGGAGACGCTCACTTCGCTCGCGTCTCCCTACTCCTCGAACCCGTCTTCGAACCTGAATGTGCCGTCGCGCTGGACGACTTCGCCGTCGACCTCGATGAACGACTCGTCGTTCATGTCGACGATCATGTCCATGTGCATCGCCGAGTCGTTGCCTTCCACGTCGCCGTCGTCGGGGACGTTCTCCTCGATGGTGCGGCCCAGGGCCATGTGGACGGTGTCGCCCATCTTCTCGTCGAACAGCATGTTGTAGGTGAAGCGGTCGATGTCGCGGTTCATCCCGATACCTAGCTCGCCCAGTCGTCTCGCACCGGGGTCGGTGTCGAGGACGGCGGCGAGCACCTCCTCGTTTTTCGCCGCCTCGAACTCGACGACTTCGCCGTCCTCGAAGACGAGGCGCACGTCCTCGACCTCCCGTCCCTGGGCCATCAGCGGCATGTCGAACAGCACCTCCCCCTCGACGCTGTCGGGGACGGGCGCGGTGAACACCTCGCCGCCGGGGAGGTTCTTCTCGGCGTAGTCGTTGGCGGGCACCATCCCCTCGACGGACATGGTCACGTCGGTGGTGTCCCCGGAGACGATCCGGACCTCGCTGGCCCCGTCCAGGATCTCGACCATCTGGGCCTGGAACTCGCGCTGTTCGTCCCAGTCTTTGGTGACGGCGTCGTAGACGAAGTCGGCGTACGCCTCGGTGGACATCTCGGCGTCCTGGGCGTTGCCCGTGGCGGGGTACTGGGTGCCCACCCAGCGCTTGCTCATGATCTCGTCTTGGATCGGCTTCATGATCTTCCCGTAGGCGGCGTTCTTCTCGGGCGGCACGTCGCCCCGCTCGTGGGTGTTGCTCGACGCGCGGATCGAGATCGCCACGTCGATCTCCTCGACCATCGCCCGGAGCGCGGCCGGCGGCTCGTCGTAGTCCTCGGGGTCCATCGCCCGCATGAACGCTCGGCTGGCGCGACTGCTCCCGATGCGCGTGACGCTGTTGGCGCCGCGCTCGCCGATGCGCCGCTGGAGGGCGACGACCAGGTCCTCCGCCTCGGGCGAGGCCGAGATAAGCACCTCGTCGTCGGCTTCGATCCCGACCGAGTGGTCGACGATGACGTCCGCGTGGTCCTCGACTCTGGGGTCCATACCGTCGGATCGTCCGGCAGCCCGTTAACAGTTCCTCGACGGACCGCTCCCTGTCGCCGTCGATCGTCCTGAACCGGTCCGTGGGGAGTCGTTACCCCCGATGTTGAGGTCGCCGACCCAACCGTCGCGAGCGCCTACGGAGAGACGATGGATATCGCAGATGACATCGCGGCGGAGATCGGCGACACACCGCTCGTCAGACTGGACTCGTTCGCCGACAACCTCGCGGGCAAGGTCGAGTCGTTCAACCCCGCCGGCTCGGTGAAAGACCGCATCGGCGCGGCCATGCTCGACCGCGCCGAGCGCATGGGCCACCTCGACGAGGCCGACCTGGTCGTCGAGGCGACCTCCGGCAACACGGGCATCGGGCTGGCGACGGCCTGCGCCGCTCGCGGCTACGACCTCGTGCTGACGATGCCCGAGTCGATGAGCGAGGAACGCCGCGCGTTGCTGTCGGCGCTCGGTGCCGAGGTCGTGCTCACCCCCGCCGACGGCGGGATGGACGGCGCCATCGAGGCCGCCGAGACCATCGCCGACGAGCGGGACGGCGTCGTCGCCAGCCAGTTCGAGAACATCGCCAACCCCGAAGCTCACCGCTCGACGACCGGCCCCGAAATCTACGAGGACACCGACGGCGAGGTCGACGCCTTCGTCGCCGGCGTCGGGACGGGCGGAACGATCACCGGCGTCTCCGAGTACCTCAAGGAGGAGCGAGGGGCCGACGTGGAGAGCGTCGCCGTCGAACCCGCCGACTCGCCCGTGCTCTCGGGCGGCGACGCCGGGTCGCACTCGATCCAGGGGATCGGCGCCGGGTTCGTCCCCGAGATCCTGCGGACCGAACTGGTCGACGAGGTCCGCACCGTCGAACACGAGCGGGCGGTCGAGACGACCCGCAAGCTCGCCCGCGAGGAGGGGATCCTGACCGGCGTCTCCGCCGGCGCCGCGCTGGCCGCGGCGAGCGAGGTCGCCCGCGAGCGCCCGGACGACCTGGTGGTCGTCGTCCTCCCCGACACCGGCGAGCGCTACCTCTCGACGGACCTCTACGAACCGGCCACCGTCAGCCACTGGGAGGCGAACGAACCCGCCCCCGCCGACGACTGAGACCGGGCGATCTTCCTTTTCGGCGCGCGCTGTCGCGCGCTTTCATGCGCGCGACGAAACTGCGCGAGGGATGAGCGACCGTAGGGAGCGAATCGGCTGGGGAGGTGTGTGGCTGTTTGCGGTGCTGTGCGGGACGGTGCTGTCCTGGCGGACTGAAAGGGCGAGGCGCGCTCGCGTTCACTTCAGTCGTCTGGGCGGGCCACTATTCGAGCGAGTCGTGCGAGCGAGAATATCCCGCCTCAGCGACCGCGAGCGCGTCGAGGGCTTTCAGTGCTTGCTGTCGTCTGCGGTCACCTCGATTCAGAGCGAGCGCGTCGAGGGCTTTCAGTGCTTGCTGTCGTCTGCGGTCACCTCGATTCAGAGCGAGCGCGTCGAGGGCTTTCACCGGTAGCCGTCGAGCACAGTAATCGATCCAGCTAGCCAGCGTGCCGAGAATCTCCACCGTCCACGAACGACAACAGAACCAGCTACTTCACCCGGCCGACGGTGACGAAGAAGGGGACCGTCTCGGTGCGGACGTACGCCTCCTCGCCCATCTGGTCGACCACATCGCGGCCCATCGCGCGCCAGGCCGAGCGCAGGTCGTCGTACTCGCCCTCCGACGTATCCCCGGACAGGATCGTCTCGCGGTCGTCGGCCAGCCCCTCGCCGGTCACTTTCCTGCGGGCGGCCTCGACGGCGGCCTCGGAGTAGGGCGGCGCCACCACGCGCTCGTGGTCGTACCGGCGGGTCGACACCACCTCCAGCCCGGCCGCCTCGAACACCCCCCGAGCGCCGGCGCCGAGGGTCACGTCCGTCTCGACGCCGTCGAGGAATCGCTCGCGGGCGCGGCGGGCCAGCGGCGGTTCGGCGTCGACGGTCGAGTCCACCGTGACCGCGCCGTTGTCAGGCTCGACGGCCGCGACCAGGTCCGAGGAGACGCGGGCGAACTCCGCGACCGCCTCGGCGGGGTCGGGGAGGTTGATCAGCAGCGCCTGGCAGACGACCAGGTCGAACGCGTCGGCGCGGAAGGGGAGACGCGTCGCGTCGGCGCGGACGACGGGTCCCACCTCGCTCGCGGCGGCGAGCAGCCGCGGGTCGGCGTCGGCGCCGACGACCTCTGCGCCGCTCTCCGCGGCGAGGACGCGGGTGAGTTCGCCCGTCCCGCAGCCCACGTCGAGGACTCGCTCGCGGGTCGCGAGGTCGAGATCCGTCAGGGCTTCGCGGGAGTCGGCCCACATGCCCTCGCGGGTCGTCTCCAGGTAGTCGGCGCTGAACTCTCGCACTGACCGTTCGTTCGCCCCCGCGGCCGCATAGGCGCGTCGGTCGACGGCGGTCGGTCCGCCCCAGCCGGCTACTCGACGTCGCGTTCGTAGAGCCAGCCGGCGCCGAGCGCGTCGGCGATGGCCTTCGGGTCGTCGACGTGGGGGGCCACGAGCGACCCGGGCGTGTCGTCGTGCTCGACCTCGTCGGGGTCGGGGACGGTGAACTGCAGTTCCGGGCTCCGGTCGCCGCGGTCGAACTCGACGGTGGCGGTGTCGAACGTCCGGTCGACGAGGTCGGTCTCGACGGCGACGCTCCGTACGTCGTCGCGCTCGATCCGCTGCTGGGGCTCGTCGAACAGCGTGTCGTAGGCGACGAGGACGCCGTCGTAACAGCGGTACTCCAGCGGGCCGTACCTGAGATAGCGAGTGGCGGCTCGGAGCGTCCCGAACGCGACGACGACGGCGATGGGAACCGCCGCGAGCCGAAGCGCGAAGACCGCGAGGAACGCGGCGACGGCGTAGAGAAAGACGACGGTGCTGGTCAGGGTGTAGAGGATCCCGCGGTAGAGCGCGTCGGCGACGGCGACCGCTCGCGAGGGGCGGGCGCGGAGGAGGGGGTCGCCGTCGGGTTCGACGACCGGTTCGGGTTCGATCTCGGTCTCCTTGCTGCCGTAGAGTCGGTAGAAGACGCCCCGCCTGTCGGGGTCGCGTTCGACCTGTATCGTCCGGAGGTCGTAGACGAGCTTGCCGGCGACGATCAGCGCCAGCACCGCCCCGCTGTCGACGCCGGAGGGACCGGCGACGAACAGGAGCGTGCCGACGCCGAAGACGTACTTAAACGGGGCCAGGACGACGGACCGCGGGGAGTGGTCGCGGTAGCCGCCGTCGCGGAAGTAGTCGGCGGCGGTCTCGACGCCGCGGGCGGCGAAGACGCCGACGCCACCGAGCAGCATCTGCCCGGTGGTCTCGGCCGTGATCGTCGGGTCCGCGAGCGCGAACATGAGGAACGCCGCGCCGAGCTCTATCGGCGCGAGGAGGACCACGAGCGTGACGAGCGTCGGTAGGTTTCGGAGGTACACCGGCGGGAGCGGTCCCGGGAGGTCGATCCCGCCGCGTTTGGCCTGGAGCGCGCCCAGCAGCCGGTGGTCGTCGATCGCGTTGTTCGGCCGCTTGGCGGCGAAGGGGACCTTCACCGCCGCCCACCACAGCACCGCCGCGAGTTCGAGGACGAACACGCCGAGGAGGACGGACGCCGACCACCCGAGCGCCAGGACGACGACGGGGGCCACCGCGTTCGAGGCGACCACCGCGAGCGGCCCCGGGCGGCCGAGAGAGGGGACTCGCATACCCGGGTGTGGGCGCTCGTTCAATTGAGAGCCACGGTTTTCGGACCGTTCGTCGGTCAGTCGTGGAGTCAGACATATGTGGACCGGGCGAAAAGACCGGACAACGAATGGGAGCGGACGAGCCGGAGTTCGACCGCGGGGTGACGCTGTGGGAACAGGCACGGGAGTACCTGGAGTGGTACCCGACTGCCGACGTGGACGCCCTCGTCGTCGGTGGCGGCGTTCAAGGCCTCGTGCTGCTGGACGAACTC
The window above is part of the Halosimplex rubrum genome. Proteins encoded here:
- a CDS encoding ABC transporter substrate-binding protein; translated protein: MVVNHEGNEADGESTDGVSRRRYAQVIAGLGAAGLAGCPSEGGSTATPLGSSDDTVEPIEPENTASDGSENTAAPTATDREPVVDTIAFAHANSPDVFDWNPWTPQDNTAGDLWMSDLHGLRNVHTTNLSYSGTTIPTPHKPDHEEIEVMTWIASTDVEPPYDWYDHHDDRSAYWNGDAHDAVAREKHNHVEFFQAGNKFTEGATFNQQAEDQWTLHQWTDKGSVPAQEPDPTASNILETYAGPVDGDPPLHPSFTEPYLEQYRDAGSRDRATAVTDEVKSDRVSLDRIALAGGTDEYLAGTGPYRLESMDDVGSERMILRLDPEHPNAGHTNVENLAIYWAEGDRAQTLKTEGVLDVNVGDVSPGASLNREVLPDYMQEFTRWLRATGGDMWKFNWNNPHLQNLWVRRALVEAVDWNAVSANGWGQGGAQPLAHDTFLLDAQSEAVFSEEFLDGLHAYSRGSNTEAATEYMNRAGYTRQGGQWVDPTGNAAEIDLFATSTIPEHVQAAQTIRANLANWGFGVNLSTQGWSTWSNNLDPNGGLNYETSLYWHGDPYVFQYYHDVGAWWDETLVAGSPTSSDPIEAKPEDTVDTQGKPIVQQVPDEPGAFEAPDEAGKAPDLDDATEVNLVETVNAIRQPGNSEAERQQLYRTCAKYYNFYVPHFPFHQYMQGSFGNVRDFDWPGSSARAFDYEHSFGIENVLVLGGIAQASYDTEFEPPEEG
- a CDS encoding TrmB family transcriptional regulator, with the translated sequence MDSDDAALREQLRVFGLSDNEINTYFALLELGEATTSAVADEAGVTQRSVYNIVERLEARGLVRVNDHASPTTIRALPPREAMADISERIDAMTPELEERFTETRPRTSEIEMAKSRRKALKNLREDIESAESEVLVSVPADVVPEIGEALRAARERGALVLLLVGEVADVGGAADRYADLATAVRCWGGEMAFAYAADDERAMIGSPEVFDGAYFEEGVVWVSEWGLTGAVIATFLGAYWPFPREVHVADPVELPATFEWFRRATFAAARHREAGAELRAAIETESGERIEGRVREVRQALVDPVTNEFTLENSLVVDTGERSVSVGAPGGYLEDYRGTSVRLRPVED
- a CDS encoding winged helix-turn-helix transcriptional regulator; translation: MATDANSEAANPEACPVVDSLEQIGSQWRLVVLYDLQDGEQRFNELKRSTGASSRTLSRVLDDLQELDLVDRRLEEDAPVATFYSLTAKGESLCPVFDAIEGWADEWLGADADEKDAMAAVEAVAGE
- a CDS encoding DoxX family protein: MVAESAAGEVIFLVARLLFGGVLAFMGINHFSGVEGLAGYAEMKGIPAPTFSVIASGVVLVLGGVGVALGAAPVLSAGALATFLLVSAVTMHDFWAVPDDQTQDEMTGFLKNVALAGGALGFLALGGQAWPYAVGVGLF
- a CDS encoding NADH-quinone oxidoreductase subunit D; translation: MDQRQRQVGETGGTAPASLAPADAESPLDEALAVVPDGAVTDTEQHLNAPALVVRADRVQAVLSALRDRAGFDHCACVTGQAYGDRYESIYHLRSYDDPQRELSVVVPTPAADPEQESAAPVYPTADWHEREAYDLVGIEYDDHPDLRRILLPETWQGHPLDPDFGGEEPQIVPFREHENPLADDHRDGDTMYVNLGPHHPATHGVLRVGATLDGERVAEVTPDIGYIHRCEEQMCQQGTYRHQIMPYPDRWDWTGAGLCNEWAYARVAEDLADIDVPEYAQVIRTMSAELSRLLGHFLAVGTYALDVIGEFTASFMYAIKERERIQSVLEDLTGQRLMFNYFRLGGVAWDLPDPRDEFFAEIREFVDDLPERLAEYHDLLTSNEVFQLRTVDTGELSAETAKENGCTGPVARGSGVDYDLRRDDPYGYYPELDWDVVTAEGGDNYARVLVRLREIEQSARIVEQCVDLLEEWPEADRTVQANVPRTLRPDPDTEIYRAVESAKGELGIYIRADGTDEPARFKIRGPSFSNLSALEAAARGEFVADLIATIGSLDPIMGDVDR